The following nucleotide sequence is from Sphingomonas telluris.
ACCCCTCGACTGCGAAGGCATGAAGCCCAGCACAGCCGCGATGCCGATCGCGATGCCGACGGCGGCGAGGAAGCCGAACATGCCGATCGGCACGATCAGGCCGACAATGATCGTAATCAGGCTGACCACGCCAATGGCGACACCAACCCTGGCGAAGCGACGAACGAGGTCGTTGTTCAGCCTCTGCCGTTCCCGTCGCGCTGCGTCGCGCACCGCTCCGTCACGTTCGTCGAGCTGCCGCATCACGCGGTCGGCCCGGGCAATCACTCTGTCGAAGCGTTCGGTCGTCATTTGCTCTCAATAGGGGTCAGCGGGGAGGTGGCGCCTTCCAGCTTGCCCTGGTTCACGCCTTCCGCGCGGGCGATGTAGCCCTTTGACTTCTCCACCTCGGACGAAAGCGTGTTCACGGTCTGCTTCATGTTGTCGAGCGCCTGGAGCTTGAACCGGTCGATCTGGTCCATGGTTTCATAGATATTCTGGAAGGCGCGCTGCAGCGTCTCCAGCGGAATCGTCGAGGACGCCGCCTGCTCGTGGATGGCGCCCGTCTGCGTGCGCAACATCTCGCCTGTGCTGTCGATCATGCCCGCCGTGGTCGTGTTCAGCGCGGTGATCTGCTGCAGCACGAGCTTCTGGTTCGTCATAGCCTGCGCGACGGTGACGGCCGTGCGTAGTGCCGACACCGTGGTGGTCGAGGCGCGATCGACGCCTTTCACCAGCTCGACATTGTTCTTCTTGACTAGGTCGAGGGCGAGATAGCCCTGCACCGTCACGGCCATCTGCATCAGCAGATCGGTTGTGCGCTGGCGCGTATAGAAGAGGGCGCTCTCGCGGATCGCCTTTGCTTTCGCTGGATCGGTCGCATCCAGCTCGTTCGCCTTGTCCTCAAGCTGTTTGTCGAGGCTCTTGGATATGTGAACCATCTGCTCGAGCTTGTGCATGGTCTTCCACAGGCCCGCGCGCTCGGTGTCGATGGCGGCATTGTCCATCAGCAGCTCGTCCTTGCCGTTCGCGAGGCTGCCGAGGATCTTCGAAATATGCGTCTGCGAGCTGCGGTATTTGTCGAAGTAGCGGTCGACCTTGTTGCCGAACGGGATAATGCCGAGGAGCTTGCGCGTCTTGCTCGCTTCCTTCGGATCGAGCGATTCCACCGTGCGGCGAAGCTCGGTCAGGTCAGCGCCTATGCCGGTGTCCTTGTCGATCGCCTTGACCGGGCGGTCGAGGAAGCGGTTCGAGGCGCCTGCGGCCTCCGCAATCTCCTTGCGGCCCATGGCGGTCAGCTGATCGACCTTCTTGCCGAATTCGGGGCTGTTGGCGTCCAGCGCGGCGAGTTCGTCGACGAATTGGGAGACGCGCTTGTCGAGCTCGGTCGTCTCCTCGGTCTTGAGCGGAACGAGCCCGGCCGCTTCGGCAGGAGCGATGGGGTTCAGGGCCTCGGGCGGATCGAGCTTGAGCTTCGTTTCCGTCTTCGTCGTGGTCTCCGGTTCCGTCGCCATCAAAGCTTCCTCATTCTCTCCGCTCGGCTCTGGTCAGCGTGAACGGCTGACTTGGAGCGCGCAAGCGTAACTTCACTGTATTATAGGAATAAGACGGCAGGGTTCAAGCGGCGCGAGAGCGCAGTAGTGACCTTCCGTTAACCGAAAGTTTGAACGTTTCGCACACCTTACTGACCGTAGATGAACTCCATTGCGCATCATTGGGTGAGACAGGTCTGATGATTTCGTTCCTGAAAAGACTTGCCCGCGACCGTAAGGGCAACGCGCTGCTCGTGATGGCAGCGGCACTCCCGCTCGTTATGGGTTCTGCGGGCCTTGCAAGCGACACCATCCAGTGGGTTCTCTGGAAGCGTCAGTTGCAGCGCGCCGCGGACTCGGCGGCATTTGCCGGCGTGTACGCCAAGTTCCAGGGCCAGGACATTCCGAGCGCGGTGAGCACCGACCTCTCGAAGAACAACCAGACGCAGATCGCTCTGGTGAGCGGCTATCCGGGCATCACCTATCCGGCGAACACGTCGAGCTACAACAATGCTGTGCGGGTGGTCCTTGCGGTGCAGAAGCGGCTGAGCTTTTCTTCGCTGTTCCTAAGTTCACCGCCCATGATCACGGCCGAAGCGACGGCCGCGGCCATCCAAACAGGCGATTATTGCGTCGTCAGCCTGGAGAATACTTCTACCACCGGCATTAGCGTCGGCGGTAACTCCAACGTCGATCTCGGCTGCGGGATGATCACCAACTCGACGTCGCTGGACGCGGCGGTTGCCTTCGGTAGCTCATACGTCGACGCGAGCCCGATCGCC
It contains:
- a CDS encoding toxic anion resistance protein, with translation MATEPETTTKTETKLKLDPPEALNPIAPAEAAGLVPLKTEETTELDKRVSQFVDELAALDANSPEFGKKVDQLTAMGRKEIAEAAGASNRFLDRPVKAIDKDTGIGADLTELRRTVESLDPKEASKTRKLLGIIPFGNKVDRYFDKYRSSQTHISKILGSLANGKDELLMDNAAIDTERAGLWKTMHKLEQMVHISKSLDKQLEDKANELDATDPAKAKAIRESALFYTRQRTTDLLMQMAVTVQGYLALDLVKKNNVELVKGVDRASTTTVSALRTAVTVAQAMTNQKLVLQQITALNTTTAGMIDSTGEMLRTQTGAIHEQAASSTIPLETLQRAFQNIYETMDQIDRFKLQALDNMKQTVNTLSSEVEKSKGYIARAEGVNQGKLEGATSPLTPIESK